In Paenibacillus protaetiae, the genomic stretch CGCCGTTACCGTAACCGGCACCGGAGAGTGGCTGCTGCCGTCTCCGCTGCGCATTATTGAAACAGCCGCGGAAGTATGGCCAAGGCTCAGCGAGCATATGCTGGCTACGATAGAGCTCGTTTTGCCGGGTTTTGCAGGGGGAGTGGGCGCAGGCTTTTTGCTTGCGGCGCTTCTTCATTTTGTTCCCGGAGCCAAAAGCGGCATTTACCCGCTGCTCGTCCTGTCGCAAAACGTGCCCATCATCGCGATTGGCCCGTTGCTGACGTTATGGTTTGGATACGGCATTGTGCCAAAGCTGATTTTGATGTGGCTGGTATGTTTTTTCCCTGTATCGGTTGCGTTGCTGGCGGGTTTGAATGACGTTGACCCTAAACTCCGCAATTATATGGAAATGATCGGTTCAAGCAGATGGCAGCTGTTTTGGCGGCTGGAGCTGCCCAATGCAGTGTCCCATTTATTTTCCGGGCTGAAAATCGCTGCCTCCTACAGCGTGCTGACCGCCGTTGTAGCAGAATGGATCGGCTCGCAAAAAGGGCTTGGTTATTTTATGCTGCTCGCTTCCAACGGCTTTCAGACGGCACGCGTATTCGCTGCTGTATTTCTTATTGTAATTCTCAGCTTGCTGATGTATGGGCTTGTGTCGCTGGCGGAGCGGCTGCTTGTCCGTTGGAAGCAGGTTCAGAAAGGAAGTGAGCGGCGGTGAATAAGCGAGCAGCGGATCGTCAGCCCGTGTTGGACATTACCCGGGTACATAAAACGTTCGGCAAAGGCCAAACGGCAAAAGAAGTCATCGGAGGCTTGTCGCTGCATATCCACGAGGGGGAGTTCGTCTCGATCGTTGGACCTTCCGGCAGCGGGAAAACGACGTTGTTTCAAATGATTGGCGGGCTTGAGCTTCCGAGTGAAGGCGAAATCCGCGTAAACGGACAGCTCATTAACGGCAAACGCGGCCATATATCGTATATGCCGCAGCAGGCGTCCTTGCTGCCTTGGCGGACAGTGGCGGACAATGTGGAGCTTGCGCTGCATATTGCCGGAATGAAGCGCAGCGATGCTGAGCAATCCGCGCTGGAATGGCTGGATAAAGTTGGCCTCGGCAGCTATGCCGAGGCGTACCCCGGCGTGCTGTCCGGCGGTATGCAGCAGCGCGTATCTTTTTTGCGGGCGCTGCTTTCGCCGCAGCGGCTTATGCTGCTGGATGAACCGTTTGGCGCGCTGGATGCGCTGACGCGGCTGAACATGCAGCGCTGGCTGATGTCGATCTGGGAGGAGAACCGCCGCTCGGTGCTGCTGGTGACGCACAGCATTGAGGAAGCGCTGCTGCTCTCGGACCGGGTTATTGTGCTGTCGGCTTCGCCTGCAGTCGTGCTTGACGAATTCGAGGTGCCGTTTGCAAGGCCGCGCAAAGAATCATTGTGGACGGACGAATTGTTTAATGCGTACAAACAGAAGGTTTATGACCTGCTTCAAGATCATACGAATACGAGAAGGGGTGCCGCAAGTGCCGGAGAATAACCGCCAGTCATGGATTGTGGATGCTCATATTCATTTTGTACAGTACAGCCGGGAAGACAAGGAATTGCTGCTGGAGAGGTTTGCAGAAGCGGGCGGACGCACGGTCGTAGCCGTATCTACGGATTTGGCTTCATCGCAGGAGACAAGAGAGCTGGCAAGCCGTTATCCGAAGCAAGTGCATCCGGCTTACGGCTATCACCCTGAGCAGCCGGTTCCGCCGGAAGCGGAAATCGAACGGCTGCTGCAATGGATCCGGGAACGGCATCAGGCAGGGGAACGGTTCGCAATCGGGGAAGTTGGCTTGCCTTATTACAACAGGACAGATGCGGAAGCAAACGGCCGGCCTTTTGACGAAACGCCTTATTTGTCGCTGCTCGGACGGTTTGCGGCGCTCGCAGCCGAACTTGACTTGCCGATTGTGCTGCATGCGATCTATGAGGATGGAGGCAAAGCATGCGAAATTGTCCAGAAACACGGCGTACAAAAAGCACATTTTCATTGGTTTAAAGGCGGCCAAGCAGTTGTAAAGCGGCTCATGGACGCCGGGTATATGATTTCAATTTCGCCGGATGTGGCCTACGAGCCGGAAATTCGCGAACTGGTGCGGCAGTATCCGCTGGAACTGATGATGAGCGAAACGGATGGCCCGTGGCCGTTTGAGGGCAAATATAAAGGGCAGCAGACAGAGCCGGCGATGGTCCGTGATGTCGTTGCCGAAATTGCTGAAATTAAAAATTTGTCTTATGAAATTGTTGCGGACGCGTTATTCCGGAATGCTTCGAGAATGTACGGCTTAAAGGGATAGATGGACCGCCGCCAGGGCACTGGCGGCTTTATTTTTTCCCTTTGCGGGATGCCGCCCAGAACGCCAAAATAATAAGCGGAATGAAAATAAACCACGGAATCGTGATCGTTCCGCCCACCAGAACCGCTAAAAATAGGACGACGATGATGCCGATAATGATATACAGGCATCCTCTCCCAAACGTCTCCATGTGCAGCCTCCTTGATATAATCGTATTTAACAATGTACTTCTATAGGGCATCCGATTATGCCTGCAACGTCTATTTTTGGTTGTTCTTGCCACTTGCAGAAGGTACAATAGCTGTACAGCATGGATCTGCAGGAGGAAGCCGTATTGAAGAAAAAAAGCATGGTGTCATTGTTATCCGTTATCGTCATTGCAATTACCGCTTATGTCTATCCGTCACTGGCGGATGATCATAAGCAGCCTTCTATCCGGCAGGATGCGCAGGCGGATTATACGATCTATTTTCCGCTGGACAAATATCCGGAGACCGGCCAACATATTCAAGCGGCAATTCGCAGAGGCGAACCCGCTGTCTGTACGATTGACCGGGAAGGCGCGGAACAGAACCGGAAAGAATCGCTGCACGGCGTGCCCACCCGCAAAGGTTATGACCGCGATGAATGGCCGATGGCTATGTGCCGGGAGGGCGGCGAAGGCGCCGACATCCAATACGTGACGCCTTCGGATAACCGGGGAGCCGGTTCATGGATCAGCAATCAGCTGGATCAGCTGCCGGACGGTGCTGAAGTGTTATTTGTGGTCAAATAATGTGTTGAAATTAAGCTTCCTGTGGCTTACGGCTCGTTCGTAAGGCATCAGGAAGCTTTTGTAATTTTGGGGCGGGATGTTTGTCTTCTCGCACGTTTGGGTCGTCTAAACGCCGTGACCAACGGGTCTTTCTATGAATCTATTAATCGTATACAGGCCAGTTACAAGGAGTGGAACAAGTTATGCAAAATAGAAGCGCCGGCAACGCCCAAGGCATCGACGTCTCCCGTTACCAGGGCCAGATTGATTGGACTAAGGTCCGAAATGACGGGATCTCTTTTGTATTTGTCAAAGCAACAGAAGGGGAGACAGGACGAGATCCCTATTTTGCAAGGAATGCAGAAGGAGCGGCAGCAGCAGGGCTGCTTGTGGGGGCATACCATTTTATGCGGGCAACAACGCCGGATGGGGCCATACGCGAAGCGCAGCACTTTTACCAAACCGTATCTGCCTCAGCAAAGCTGCAACTGCCGCCGGTTATGGACTATGAACAAAATAACGGTGGATTAAAGGATGCGGACATCAACAAGGTGGCGAAAGCCTTCTTATCGGAAACGGAACGGTTGTTTGGCGTACGGCCGATCCTGTATTCCGGCAACAGTTTTGCTAGCCATTTTGACGCAAGTTTGGGCGCATACCCGTTATGGGTGGCCAGATACAGCACTACAGCGCCGGTTAATGTGACGGCATGGTCGGCTTGGACATTTTGGCAATACAGCGGCGGAGATTCCGGCGGTACTAGGCCGGGCGGCGGAAGACGGGTTGCGGGAATATCAACCCCAGTGGATTTAAACGAATATGCAGGCACAGAAGCGCAGCTCCGCGAAACTTTTGCGCCTGATCAGGAGGGACAGCCCATGACAGAAGCAGAACGGCAGGAGATGGATCAGTTGAAGGCAAGAATTGCAAAGCTGGAAAGCTATTTAAACCTTTCGGGCAATCAAATGCCACCCGCTTGGATTAATGAGGCGGCCTGGGCAGCTAAACAAGCCGGCATTATTACAAGCATTAACGATAAAGGCAATCCGGAGTTTATTTCGATTCAAATGCTGTACAACGCAGGGTTATGCAATCCGGAGCTTATAGCGTTCTTCAAGCAGTTCAGCGCCGGGACGCGCGAAGCGATAGAAGCGCTGCTGGCGGAGTGAACCGGGCGATTCGGATACGGAAAGTCCCCAAGCAGTTTTATTTATCATGAGCACTCCCTTCTGGGGATGCTATTTTAATTGTCACTGTACTTCTACATTTGAATTGGCCGTTATTATACCATTCTTGGATGTGAGAAGGAGGTCATAACGAGGCGGATGCAGGCATTTTGAATTAGAAGAACTCAAATAAAAGGTTGATCATAGGACTTGTGCAGCAGGTAAATGGTTTTTTTTGGAGAATTCAAATGGACATGGCGGTCTGTTGTCACAAATACGTCATAGGATAAAAGGAAAGTAACATGGTGGCCTTTTATGCGCATACGAGTGAACGCGGCGAAAATTAATAGCTGCTAGACCCTCTCGAATGAGTGGCATTCATAAAGGTAGACCGGAATGGCTCAATTATTTGAAGTTGAAGAGTGGCTATGATTTCGAAGCGAATCTCGAAGGGAAAATGGGGAAAATCCCCCATGCCATTTATGGAGCAGAACTGGTTGAACGAATTTATGGCAAGGGAATTGGACGCTTACTTGCCTACAGCATTGCCGGTCATCATACCGGACTCCCGGATTGGTCCAGCATCGAAGGGGCTGGACCAGCCTCATTGCAGTTTAGAAAATCGCAAGTCAATGATCTGGATCTTGAACAGATCGATCCCTCGTTTATTGCAAAGCTTCAGGAGTTCATGCCTCTGCAACCGCCGTGGAAGTTTAAAGACGGAAGGTGATGCCCTGCTTTTTCAAGAAGTCAAAGTTGAGCATATAGGTGTCAAAACTGTTTATGACATGGAAGTGCGAACGTGAAGCTCACATATTTTTTCTGGGGGGTTCGCACCATGAATTTTGTCGTGTTAACCCGATTTTCTTGCTTTGTTGAAGAAATTAAGTGGTGACTTATCCTTTGAATAGATAGATAATTATGGAATTAGGTATGATTAATCTCGATAGGTGATCAATCGCACCTAATTTCGCTGTCGCACTCCGTATGGAGTGTGTGGATTGAAATAAAGCTAAGCGTATTTTTACAAACCAAGATAAAAGGGGTCGCACTCCGTATGGAGTGTGTGGATTGAAATATATACTGCTGCCATTTATCTGCGTCATGGTGCGGGGTCGCACTCCGTATGGAGTGTGTGGATTGAAATGTCTCTTTCGTGAGTAAACATTTGTCCCGGAGAAAGTCGCACTCCGTATGGAGTGTGTGGATTGAAATTCACGGCGCTCGCCGTTCGTGCCAACCTTGCGCTGCGTCGCACTCCGTATGGAGTGTGTGGATTGAAATGCTTGGTGTAAGTCGTAAACGATGACGCAATAATTAGTCGCACTCCGTATGGAGTGTGTGGATTGAAATCCTTCTCCGTTGCTCCCTAAATGATTCAGCCAAATCGTCGCACTCCGTATGGAGTGTGTGGATTGAAATAGAAAATGGATTTTTACCAGTCATTATTTATACATGGGTCGCACTCCGTATGGAGTGTGTGGATTGAAATAAAATGGGTTGCCAGATAATAAAGACCCGCCAAGGTCGCACTCCGTATGGAGTGTGTGGATTGAAATTTCCGGGTGTCGCGGCCAGGCGGACACGTCCTGCGTCGCACTCCGTATGGAGTGTGTGGATTGAAATCATCCGAAGGCAGCCGCTCGATTGAAAGGCGTAAAGGTCGCACTCCGTATGGAGTGTGTGGATTGAAATCTCATAACCATCCGGTATGTCCAACCCAATATCATCAGTCGCACTCCGTATGGAGTGTGTGGATTGAAATTCTTTTGTATTCAATGACTTGTTCGACGCGCAAAGTCGCACTCCGTATGGAGTGTGTGGATTGAAATGATCTTTTTATGACGTTGAAAAAGGAGACTTGGGAGTCGCACTCCGTATGGAGTGTGTGGATTGAAATTTGACGGCCACGACGGCCGCCGCAGCGCGAGCCTGGATTGAAATTCGAAAGTGGAGATCATACTGCGAATCCTGTCACGGGTCGCACTCCGTATGGAGAAGGTTTGTCGACAATACAGAGCCATACGTAGATTAGAAAACCTCTACGAAACGTTATATTATCGTTATGAGTCGGATAAAACGTTTACGTACAAAAAAATCATGATGAATTAAAAAGGGAATCAGAATATATACACCATCACCGCCTTTAAAAGAGGCGGTTTGTTGTTTCATCCCCAAAACGTCACCTTGCACTGAAAAATCGCAGCTGTAATAGATGTGTTTTTTAATTGCTGAAAATCCCTTTAGAAACAGTATCTTATTATTAAGTATCAAACAAAAAATCGGGCATCCCTTTCGGGACGCCCTTTCATGGGAGAGGAGAAACCGGACGAAGAGCTTATGGGGAAACGTAAGTCTTCTCCGCGGTTGTCTACGGCATCTTTCGAAGCCGATGATTGTATTTTTACCGAATTGCAACTGATTATACCTGCGGCGGAAAAAATTTGTCCCTATATGGAAAAGTTTCATCCCGGCCGGCGAAGAATGCCAAGCCCAATCGTCGCAATAGCGGCAGAGCCGTACGCTTCCTTCAAAAAGCAATTATGTGGTACGATAGGCGGGTAATACATAGAAGGAGGCATTTGCAGTGAGAGTAATTGCCGGCGCAGCCAAAGGGCGGCCGTTAAAAGCAGTGCCCGGGATGAACACGCGGCCGACGACAGACAAAGTAAAGGAAGCGATCTTCAGCATGATCGGTCCTTATTTTGAAGGCGGATACGCGCTTGATTTATTTGCAGGTACGGGCGGACTTGGCATCGAAGCCTGGAGCCGGGGGATTGAACGGGTCATCTTTATTGATAAGGAGAAAATAAGCATCGATGTCGTACGTGCCAATGTGCAGGCGGCGGGGATGTCGGATTTTGCGCAAATATTCCGGAATGACGCGGAACGCGCGTTAAAAGCGTTAAGCAAACGCGGTGTGCGCTTCCGGCTTGTCTTTTTGGATCCGCCGTATCGGATTGTTTCCATGGACGAATTAATGGGCGAGATGATCGCGCTGGATTTGCTGGAGGATCAAGCGATTATTGTGGTGGAGCATGACGCGGCGCATGAGTATCCGGAACATATTGAGGGCTTCACGCGGCTGAGAGCCGCGAAATACGGCGATACAGCCGTGTCCGTGTACAGGCATCAGGAGGACAGCGAGAATGGAGGAGAAGAAACCGATGCATGATTCTGGAAGCGCTCCAAAACGAGTGGCGGTATACCCGGGGAGTTTCGACCCGATTACATACGGACACTTGGATATTATTCAGCGCGCAGCCAAAATGTTTGACCATTTAATTGTGGCGGTGCTGAACAATACGAGCAAAAAACCGCTTTTTTCACTGGATGAACGTAAAGCGCTGCTTGCTGAAGTGACCAAGGATATTCCTAACGTCAGCATTGACGGATTTCGCGACCTGCTGGTCCGTTATATGAAATCGCAGAATGCGAATATTATTATCCGCGGCATACGTTCGGTTACCGATTTTGAATATGAACTGCAGCTTGCTTCGATGAACAAAAAGCTGGATGATAATATTGAAACCATGTTTATGATGACGAACCCGAAATACTCTTATTTAAGCTCCAGCATTGTCAAAGAAATTGCGACTTTTAACGGCGAAGTGCACGAGCTGGTGCCGCCTATCGTAGAGGAGCAGCTGAAGCGCAAGCTAAATCCGTAGCCGCCGTGAAGAAATCCGCTGTTTGTTTATCAGGGCGCGGCTTCGGCGGCGGACGGTACCGGAAACTTACAGCGGGTGGCTGAGAAGCGGGGATTACACCCGCTTTTTCCATCTTGCCGGGAGCAGCAGCAGCCCGAACACCAAGCACGCACCGGCCAGCAGCAGCGCTCCGGTTACGGTATAGCCCCAGATGACAGGCATATCGGAAGCCGCCAGCGGCTGCGGAAGGAGAAGCGGCAGCTGTGAATGGTGTTGGCCGATCATGGCAGGCGAGGAGGCGCCGCTTGCGCCGGACGCCAGCCGGATCAGCGCAAGCGCAGGCTTCCAGAGCAGCAGCGTAATTACAAAAGCAAAAGCGGCGTGCAGCAGCTTCGACAACGCAAAGGGGAGCAGCCTCAATTCGGTGCCGCCTACAGCTTGTCCAGCCTGCAAAATGCCGGAGATGCCGCTCCAGCTTAACGCGGCGGCGGCGACAGCAAGCGGCATTGCTTCCGGAGCGCCATGCAGCGGTGTTACTGCTGCGGCGTAAGCGCCTAAATGGCTTTCCATTACTAATGGAAGCACATAGGCCAGCCATCCATCCGGCTGTCCGGCCAGCAGCGAGAGCAGCTTGATCACAACCGAAGCAAAAATCATAAGCCCGCCGATGACCAGCAGCTTTTGCACGCTGCTGGAGACGGATTCGCCAAGCAATTGCCCGAAGCTGCGGCCGTCTTCTTTGCGCCCTTCTTCCATTGCAGCGGCGGCTCTGCGCCATAAGGAGCCTTTTATTCCCGGGCGGTGAGCGGCCGTCTTTGCCATTTGGGCTGCATCAGCTGATTTAGTTGTTTCAGCCTCTTGGGCCGGTTCGGAGAGCCGTCTCCGCCGAAACGCAGCCTGCAGAGCAGCCGTCAACAGCCCTGAAAGCCAGACAGCGGCTGCAAGCAGCAAACCAAGCTCGGGACGATGCAGGAAACCCGCGCTGAATACAACCATCATAAAGACCGGATTGGGCATATGGGCGAGAGCCAGCAGCCGGTTTCCTTGCGATGGGGTCAGCCGCCCAGCGCGGACCAGCCTGGCTGCCGTCTCTGCGCCGGCCGGAAAACCGGACATCCAGCCGGCGGCAAGCGCCAGCCCGGAATCGCCGGGCAGCTTTAGCAGCCTGGAAGTTACCGGCTGCAGCATAACGCCAAGCGCGCGCGATAACCCGTAAGCGGATATGATTTCAAGCACAACAAGAAAAGGAAGCAAGCCGGGAAATACGATATTCCACCAGATGGTTAAGCCTTGCAAAGAGGCTTTGAAAGCAGCGTCAGGCTGAACGATAACTGCAAATACAAGCAGGATGGATGCCATGGCAATCAAGATGGTACGCATCATAGCCGTTTCGTTCCTTTCATAGCTTTATCGTTACAGGGACTTTTGCGGGACGAGTCCGAAACGGTACATTATACGCTTTGGACGGGCAGCTTAGACCAAGCCGGCATCGATCCGGCGGCATCCTTGTAGTTAATGCAAAACCGTGTCCAAGAGAGGAGTGATGCGGCAATGGGCAGAAGAGACAAGCTGCGGGCTGCTGCGGCTGCAGTGGCAACGGCTGTTCTGATGTGGCTGCTGCTCTATGCACAGACGCCTTATGTCGTTTACGAGCCGGGCGTTGCCATTCCGCTCGATGGCATGGTACAGGCCGGCGCTGCTGCAGGGGAGCCGTCTGCTGGCCGTTTTATGATGACAACGGTTACGGTCAGTCCGGCGAATTATTGGCATGCGATAGAAACCGTGTGGAACTCCAATATGGATTTGTATGAGAAAAAAACAGTGATGGGCAGCGATTCCGAAGAGGAGTATATGAGCCGGATGGCGGTTATTATGCGAGGCTCCGAGGACGATGCGATTGAAGCGGCGTATCGTTACGCCGGCATCGAATATGCGGTTGTTCCGCAGCAGGTTGCGGTCGCTGCCCCGTTACCGGGCTCTTCGCTGCAGGAAGGGATGTGCTTGTCCGTTTCAAAGGCAGCGCAGCCATAGCCGGGCTTGACGATCTGGAAGGCGCACTCAGCCGCTACAAGCCTGGCCAGCAGGTTGAGCTTCTCGTTAACCGCAGCGGCACGGAAACGGAAGTTCCGGTAAAGCTGGGGGAATATGGTTCGCCCGTATCGGCCGAAGGCGCGGCGCAGGCGCTGCAAGCCGCTCGGCTAGCCGAATTGCGGCAACTGGTGCCGACGAATCCCGTTAATAAGGTCGCTGTAAATGCCGGCGAAGTAGGAGGCCCGTCTGCAGGGCTTATGTTTGCGCTGGAAACGATCGATTTGTTGACGCCGGGAGATTTGACGAAAGGGCTGCAAATCGCCGGTACCGGCACGATTAATGCAAGCGGCGAAGTAGGAGCAATCGGAGGCATATCCCATAAAGTGGTGGCCGCAGAGCGCAAGGGAGCGGAATTGTTTCTCGCTCCCGAAGCGAATGCGAAGGAGGCGGCGGCTAAAGCCAAGTCGATGGGCAGCAGCATGAAAGTGGTCCGTGTCCGGACGCTGGATGAAGCGGTGCAAGCGATTCAAACGTTTCGGGCATCTTATTGATGGCGGGCGGATTTATGTTGCACGATCACCGGTTTCTCTTTGAAATCGCGGTACAATTCGCCGGATTTGACAGGGCCAGGCAAGCCAAGCCGATAGGCGATGGTAGCCTGCGTATCCAGCTCCAAATAGCGGTACCGGCCGGGAGGCCTTGCCGCACTTAGCAGGACCGGAAGCCGGGCAGTGCTCCGCATTTGCCGAAGAAGGGTTTGGCCCTTGTCCGTAAACCCTAAAACGCGGATATATTCTACGCCGGAGCGCAGCTTGTCCGCCGTCATATCCGCTTTGGCATGCCCCAGCAGGACGGACAGCAGCGCGCGCTGCAGCTTTGTGCGCGTATACCGTTTCGTTTTTAGCGCATCAATCAGCTGCTCGAAACTGGCGGTTTCCAGCTTCGGAAGCGTTTGAACGATCCGGTTCTCCAGCCCTTCCGCTATTTCGCGGAAGTCTGCCAGCTGCTCTGCCGTCCGCATCCCGATCGCATAGAGCAGCTGAGGGAACAGATTGTCCCAGCTGACAGGCGCTCTGCCGGCTTCATATTCCCGTTCCAGCACTTGATACGTGCTGATTGGTACATACGCCTTTGCTTCTGCGGGACGGCCTGTTTCCAGCAGCATCCGGCGGATCGCCGTCGCGCTGGCAATATGGCTGTCCGAAGCGGTTGTTTCGTTGTAGCCGGACTTTTCGCGGCGGATGGTAAGGGGTGTCATGGAGCCGTTTATGCGCTCCAGCGCAATCAGATAATGCAGGCCTAACGTATGGTTTGGCTGCGCAAACGGGAATTGTGACGCTTCCGGATAGCCGCTCTCCGTTAAATACTGCGCGAGCGCCGCGCTGTGTGCAGCCGGATAGTTCACGCCGGCCTGCAAACGCTCACGGAGCAGCTGCCGAAACCCGGCCGGCTCGGAAGCTATCGCTCGTGCGGCTTCGCGGAGCAGGCCGATCTCGCCGCTCTCCGTCCCGAAGCAGAAGGCGTCTACGACGCCGGTCGCTTCCAGAAGGGATACGGCTCCGTAAGCGAACCAGTCGGCAGCTTGAGTGGCGTAAGCGGCAGGCAGCTCGATGACGAGGTCGCACCCGCCGCGCAGCGCCGCTTCAGTGCGGGCCCATTTGTCCAGCAAGGCAGGTTCGCCGCGCTGCAAAAAATGGCCGCTCATGACGGCTACGACGGCATCGGCTTCTGTCAGCCGCACCGATTGCTCCAGGTGGTAAAGATGCCCGTTATGGAATGGATTATATTCAACGATCAGACCGACCGCGCGCATG encodes the following:
- a CDS encoding ABC transporter permease; this encodes MGNKMNWRKWLPPAAVILVLLAAWQIAVTVTGTGEWLLPSPLRIIETAAEVWPRLSEHMLATIELVLPGFAGGVGAGFLLAALLHFVPGAKSGIYPLLVLSQNVPIIAIGPLLTLWFGYGIVPKLILMWLVCFFPVSVALLAGLNDVDPKLRNYMEMIGSSRWQLFWRLELPNAVSHLFSGLKIAASYSVLTAVVAEWIGSQKGLGYFMLLASNGFQTARVFAAVFLIVILSLLMYGLVSLAERLLVRWKQVQKGSERR
- a CDS encoding ABC transporter ATP-binding protein is translated as MNKRAADRQPVLDITRVHKTFGKGQTAKEVIGGLSLHIHEGEFVSIVGPSGSGKTTLFQMIGGLELPSEGEIRVNGQLINGKRGHISYMPQQASLLPWRTVADNVELALHIAGMKRSDAEQSALEWLDKVGLGSYAEAYPGVLSGGMQQRVSFLRALLSPQRLMLLDEPFGALDALTRLNMQRWLMSIWEENRRSVLLVTHSIEEALLLSDRVIVLSASPAVVLDEFEVPFARPRKESLWTDELFNAYKQKVYDLLQDHTNTRRGAASAGE
- a CDS encoding TatD family hydrolase, whose amino-acid sequence is MPENNRQSWIVDAHIHFVQYSREDKELLLERFAEAGGRTVVAVSTDLASSQETRELASRYPKQVHPAYGYHPEQPVPPEAEIERLLQWIRERHQAGERFAIGEVGLPYYNRTDAEANGRPFDETPYLSLLGRFAALAAELDLPIVLHAIYEDGGKACEIVQKHGVQKAHFHWFKGGQAVVKRLMDAGYMISISPDVAYEPEIRELVRQYPLELMMSETDGPWPFEGKYKGQQTEPAMVRDVVAEIAEIKNLSYEIVADALFRNASRMYGLKG
- a CDS encoding NucA/NucB deoxyribonuclease domain-containing protein — protein: MVSLLSVIVIAITAYVYPSLADDHKQPSIRQDAQADYTIYFPLDKYPETGQHIQAAIRRGEPAVCTIDREGAEQNRKESLHGVPTRKGYDRDEWPMAMCREGGEGADIQYVTPSDNRGAGSWISNQLDQLPDGAEVLFVVK
- a CDS encoding glycoside hydrolase family 25 protein, with amino-acid sequence MQNRSAGNAQGIDVSRYQGQIDWTKVRNDGISFVFVKATEGETGRDPYFARNAEGAAAAGLLVGAYHFMRATTPDGAIREAQHFYQTVSASAKLQLPPVMDYEQNNGGLKDADINKVAKAFLSETERLFGVRPILYSGNSFASHFDASLGAYPLWVARYSTTAPVNVTAWSAWTFWQYSGGDSGGTRPGGGRRVAGISTPVDLNEYAGTEAQLRETFAPDQEGQPMTEAERQEMDQLKARIAKLESYLNLSGNQMPPAWINEAAWAAKQAGIITSINDKGNPEFISIQMLYNAGLCNPELIAFFKQFSAGTREAIEALLAE
- the rsmD gene encoding 16S rRNA (guanine(966)-N(2))-methyltransferase RsmD, which translates into the protein MRVIAGAAKGRPLKAVPGMNTRPTTDKVKEAIFSMIGPYFEGGYALDLFAGTGGLGIEAWSRGIERVIFIDKEKISIDVVRANVQAAGMSDFAQIFRNDAERALKALSKRGVRFRLVFLDPPYRIVSMDELMGEMIALDLLEDQAIIVVEHDAAHEYPEHIEGFTRLRAAKYGDTAVSVYRHQEDSENGGEETDA
- the coaD gene encoding pantetheine-phosphate adenylyltransferase gives rise to the protein MEEKKPMHDSGSAPKRVAVYPGSFDPITYGHLDIIQRAAKMFDHLIVAVLNNTSKKPLFSLDERKALLAEVTKDIPNVSIDGFRDLLVRYMKSQNANIIIRGIRSVTDFEYELQLASMNKKLDDNIETMFMMTNPKYSYLSSSIVKEIATFNGEVHELVPPIVEEQLKRKLNP
- a CDS encoding nucleoside recognition domain-containing protein, with translation MMRTILIAMASILLVFAVIVQPDAAFKASLQGLTIWWNIVFPGLLPFLVVLEIISAYGLSRALGVMLQPVTSRLLKLPGDSGLALAAGWMSGFPAGAETAARLVRAGRLTPSQGNRLLALAHMPNPVFMMVVFSAGFLHRPELGLLLAAAVWLSGLLTAALQAAFRRRRLSEPAQEAETTKSADAAQMAKTAAHRPGIKGSLWRRAAAAMEEGRKEDGRSFGQLLGESVSSSVQKLLVIGGLMIFASVVIKLLSLLAGQPDGWLAYVLPLVMESHLGAYAAAVTPLHGAPEAMPLAVAAAALSWSGISGILQAGQAVGGTELRLLPFALSKLLHAAFAFVITLLLWKPALALIRLASGASGASSPAMIGQHHSQLPLLLPQPLAASDMPVIWGYTVTGALLLAGACLVFGLLLLPARWKKRV
- a CDS encoding S16 family serine protease, yielding MLVRFKGSAAIAGLDDLEGALSRYKPGQQVELLVNRSGTETEVPVKLGEYGSPVSAEGAAQALQAARLAELRQLVPTNPVNKVAVNAGEVGGPSAGLMFALETIDLLTPGDLTKGLQIAGTGTINASGEVGAIGGISHKVVAAERKGAELFLAPEANAKEAAAKAKSMGSSMKVVRVRTLDEAVQAIQTFRASY
- a CDS encoding nucleotidyltransferase produces the protein MRAVGLIVEYNPFHNGHLYHLEQSVRLTEADAVVAVMSGHFLQRGEPALLDKWARTEAALRGGCDLVIELPAAYATQAADWFAYGAVSLLEATGVVDAFCFGTESGEIGLLREAARAIASEPAGFRQLLRERLQAGVNYPAAHSAALAQYLTESGYPEASQFPFAQPNHTLGLHYLIALERINGSMTPLTIRREKSGYNETTASDSHIASATAIRRMLLETGRPAEAKAYVPISTYQVLEREYEAGRAPVSWDNLFPQLLYAIGMRTAEQLADFREIAEGLENRIVQTLPKLETASFEQLIDALKTKRYTRTKLQRALLSVLLGHAKADMTADKLRSGVEYIRVLGFTDKGQTLLRQMRSTARLPVLLSAARPPGRYRYLELDTQATIAYRLGLPGPVKSGELYRDFKEKPVIVQHKSARHQ